From Pontibacter actiniarum, a single genomic window includes:
- the pnuC gene encoding nicotinamide riboside transporter PnuC — MEVWQSLHVGLPAEALLLAAVNGSAAQLWQQFLVGMQQTSLLEYIAVVAGIVSVWYSRKEHILVFPIGLISTVIYVYLSFKHHLIGEASVNVYYSVLSVYGWVLWARKNQQEEYVLHISFSSRKQWGQQLAFFAVLYAVIFFALSYLKSAFYDGVIPWADAFASATAYTGMWLMAKKKVESWYWWIATNVASVPLYFVKGLVFTSVFYVVLLAMAFAGLVEWKRKVELRKARVSEPA, encoded by the coding sequence ATGGAAGTTTGGCAAAGTTTACATGTGGGCCTGCCTGCGGAGGCGCTCCTCCTGGCAGCAGTAAACGGGAGCGCCGCGCAGCTGTGGCAGCAGTTCCTGGTTGGCATGCAGCAGACCTCGCTGCTGGAGTACATTGCCGTGGTGGCCGGTATCGTGAGCGTGTGGTACTCCAGAAAGGAGCACATCCTGGTTTTCCCCATCGGCCTTATCAGTACCGTGATCTACGTTTACCTTAGTTTTAAGCACCACCTGATCGGGGAGGCGAGCGTGAACGTTTACTACAGTGTGCTGAGCGTGTACGGCTGGGTGCTGTGGGCCAGAAAGAACCAGCAGGAGGAGTATGTGCTGCACATCTCTTTCTCAAGCCGGAAGCAGTGGGGGCAGCAACTCGCGTTTTTTGCCGTGCTCTACGCTGTCATCTTTTTTGCCCTTTCTTACCTGAAGAGCGCTTTTTACGACGGCGTTATCCCGTGGGCCGATGCGTTTGCCAGCGCGACTGCCTATACCGGCATGTGGCTCATGGCCAAAAAGAAGGTGGAGAGCTGGTACTGGTGGATCGCCACCAACGTGGCCTCCGTTCCGCTCTACTTCGTGAAGGGCCTGGTGTTTACCTCCGTGTTTTATGTGGTGCTGCTGGCCATGGCCTTTGCCGGACTGGTGGAGTGGAAGCGAAAGGTGGAGCTGCGCAAGGCCAGGGTGTCGGAGCCGGCGTAG
- a CDS encoding STAS domain-containing protein, translating into MKITQEIKDSTVIMTLDGELDASSSVLLDEELSDPEIMKYSKILVDCQNLHYISSAGLGVFISHLQRFEDAQIKLIFYNMQDKVRNVFEILGLDLLMTIVSDYEEARTIANE; encoded by the coding sequence ATGAAAATAACACAAGAAATCAAAGACAGCACCGTCATCATGACCCTGGACGGTGAATTGGACGCAAGTTCTTCCGTATTGCTGGACGAGGAGTTATCGGACCCGGAGATCATGAAGTACAGCAAGATTCTGGTGGACTGCCAGAACCTGCACTACATTTCTTCCGCGGGCCTTGGTGTGTTTATCTCGCACCTGCAGCGCTTCGAGGACGCCCAGATCAAGCTTATCTTCTACAACATGCAGGATAAGGTGCGCAACGTGTTTGAGATCCTGGGGCTCGACCTGCTGATGACCATCGTGTCTGATTACGAGGAAGCAAGGACCATTGCAAATGAATAA
- a CDS encoding aldose 1-epimerase family protein encodes MLYFLENENYKAGVDTLGAELRHFIKKDENLELIWQADPEVWAGHAPNLFPIVGELPQQQYTFEGKTYHMKRHGFARRKEFKLVEEHHDKLVFELTEDEETLQQYPFAFRFLIAYTLEGNKLSVTYHVTNTAEQALYFSVGGHPGFNVPLYPGEQYEDYFIGFEKEETLQRQLVSSDGLQNGQTEPVLEQGNTLPLHRHYFYKDAIVLKNLQSERVVLGSSRNARRIEMEFEGFPYLGIWAKPEQPRYVCIEPWCGIAGRVGESGDLTEKEGINKLAPGQTFARTFSIAVL; translated from the coding sequence ATGCTATACTTCCTCGAGAACGAAAACTATAAAGCGGGCGTCGATACGCTGGGCGCCGAGCTGCGCCATTTTATCAAGAAAGACGAAAACCTGGAGCTCATCTGGCAGGCAGACCCAGAGGTGTGGGCGGGCCACGCGCCCAACCTTTTCCCCATAGTAGGGGAGCTGCCGCAGCAGCAGTATACCTTCGAAGGCAAAACCTACCACATGAAACGCCACGGCTTTGCCCGCCGCAAGGAGTTTAAGCTGGTGGAGGAGCACCACGACAAGCTCGTGTTTGAGCTGACCGAGGATGAGGAGACCCTGCAGCAGTACCCGTTTGCGTTTCGTTTCCTGATCGCCTATACTTTGGAGGGGAACAAGCTGTCGGTTACCTACCACGTAACCAATACGGCGGAGCAGGCGCTGTACTTCTCGGTTGGCGGGCACCCCGGCTTTAACGTGCCGCTTTACCCCGGCGAGCAGTACGAGGACTACTTTATCGGCTTCGAAAAGGAGGAGACACTGCAGCGCCAACTGGTGAGCAGCGACGGCCTGCAGAACGGCCAGACGGAACCGGTGCTGGAGCAGGGAAACACGCTGCCGCTGCACCGCCACTACTTCTACAAAGACGCTATAGTCCTAAAAAACCTGCAGTCGGAGAGGGTGGTGCTGGGCAGCTCCCGGAACGCCCGCCGCATAGAAATGGAGTTCGAGGGCTTCCCGTACTTGGGCATTTGGGCGAAGCCCGAGCAGCCGCGCTACGTTTGCATCGAGCCCTGGTGCGGCATTGCCGGCCGTGTGGGGGAGAGCGGTGACCTTACAGAGAAGGAGGGGATAAACAAGCTGGCCCCGGGCCAGACGTTTGCCCGCACCTTTAGCATTGCAGTGCTGTAG
- the guaB gene encoding IMP dehydrogenase — MLSDQSKILFEALTYDDVLLLPAYSEVLPHQTDTSSQLTRNIRINIPLVSAAMDTVTEADLAIAMAQEGGIGIIHKNMSIKKQAGQVRKVKRSESGMILDPITLNENATLGDAVQIMTENKIGGIPIVNDEGRLTGIITNRDLRFQKDLTQPVSAIMTSQNLITAQKGTDLAKAEDILQEYKIEKLPVVDENGKLAGLITYKDILKKKDRPFACKDEFGRLRVGAAVGVTPDVLDRVKALVEAGVDVISVDTAHGHSKGVLDAVRRIKDTFPDVDLIAGNVATAEGAKALADAGADAVKVGVGPGSICTTRVIAGIGVPQLSAVMEAARGLEGTGVPVIADGGIKFSGDVVKALAGGASTVMIGSLLAGTEEAPGEMLIYEGRKYKTYRGMGSVEAMEEGSKDRYFQGDEKDSKKLVPEGIVGRVAYKGLVNEVIYQLAGGLRAGMGYCGTPTINALWDAKMVKISGAGLRESHPHDVQIMREAPNYSR; from the coding sequence ATGCTCTCCGATCAGTCTAAGATTTTATTTGAGGCACTGACTTACGACGACGTGCTGCTGCTCCCGGCTTACTCCGAGGTGCTCCCTCACCAAACCGACACTTCCTCTCAACTTACACGCAACATTCGCATCAACATTCCACTTGTTTCGGCTGCCATGGACACCGTTACGGAAGCTGATCTGGCTATTGCGATGGCACAGGAAGGCGGTATCGGCATTATTCACAAAAACATGTCGATCAAGAAACAGGCTGGACAGGTACGCAAGGTTAAGCGCTCCGAGAGCGGTATGATCCTGGACCCGATCACCCTGAACGAAAACGCGACCCTGGGCGATGCGGTGCAGATCATGACCGAGAACAAGATCGGCGGCATTCCTATTGTGAACGATGAAGGCAGACTCACCGGCATTATCACCAACCGTGACCTGCGCTTCCAGAAAGACCTCACACAGCCGGTCTCTGCCATCATGACGAGCCAAAACCTGATCACGGCCCAAAAAGGCACCGACCTGGCCAAGGCGGAAGACATCCTGCAGGAGTATAAAATCGAGAAACTGCCGGTTGTGGACGAGAACGGGAAACTGGCCGGCCTCATCACCTATAAAGATATCCTGAAGAAGAAAGACCGCCCCTTTGCCTGCAAAGATGAGTTTGGCCGCCTGCGCGTGGGCGCTGCCGTGGGTGTGACCCCGGACGTGCTGGACCGCGTGAAGGCCCTCGTGGAGGCTGGCGTGGACGTTATCAGCGTAGACACCGCCCACGGGCACTCCAAAGGCGTACTGGATGCTGTCCGCAGAATCAAGGACACCTTCCCGGATGTAGACCTGATCGCAGGAAACGTGGCCACCGCCGAGGGCGCGAAAGCACTGGCCGATGCCGGTGCCGATGCGGTAAAGGTTGGTGTTGGCCCGGGCAGTATCTGCACGACCCGCGTAATTGCCGGCATTGGCGTGCCGCAGCTCTCTGCCGTAATGGAAGCGGCAAGAGGCCTGGAGGGCACAGGCGTTCCGGTAATCGCCGACGGTGGCATCAAGTTCTCCGGCGACGTGGTGAAGGCTTTGGCTGGCGGCGCCAGCACTGTGATGATCGGCTCCTTGCTGGCCGGCACAGAAGAGGCCCCAGGCGAGATGCTGATCTACGAAGGCCGCAAGTATAAAACCTACCGCGGCATGGGCTCTGTAGAGGCGATGGAGGAAGGCTCCAAAGACCGTTACTTCCAGGGAGACGAAAAAGACTCCAAGAAACTGGTGCCAGAGGGGATCGTGGGACGCGTTGCCTACAAAGGCCTGGTGAACGAGGTGATCTACCAACTGGCTGGTGGCCTGCGTGCGGGCATGGGCTACTGCGGCACCCCTACCATCAACGCCCTGTGGGACGCCAAGATGGTGAAGATCAGCGGCGCCGGCCTGCGCGAAAGCCACCCGCACGACGTACAGATCATGCGCGAGGCACCGAACTACAGCCGCTAA
- a CDS encoding AAA family ATPase, translating into MIKIAITGPESTGKSTMAAQLAERYNTVWVPEYARSYVGNLGRDYTLEDIEAIARGQLALERELQPQANKVLFADTDMLVLKIWSEHAFGHCPAWILQQLQAQDYNLCLLMGVDLPWEPDPQREHPHLRRFFYEWYKRELEALGVPFVEIHGQQQERLQLAKQHVEALLSKHQP; encoded by the coding sequence ATGATTAAAATCGCCATTACCGGCCCGGAGTCCACAGGCAAGTCCACGATGGCGGCACAGCTGGCCGAGCGTTACAATACCGTGTGGGTGCCGGAGTATGCCCGCAGCTACGTAGGCAACCTGGGCCGCGACTATACTTTGGAGGACATAGAAGCCATTGCGCGGGGGCAGCTGGCCCTGGAGCGGGAACTGCAGCCACAGGCAAACAAGGTTCTTTTTGCCGATACCGATATGCTGGTGCTCAAGATCTGGAGCGAGCATGCCTTTGGCCACTGCCCGGCCTGGATACTGCAGCAATTACAGGCTCAGGACTACAACCTTTGCCTGCTGATGGGCGTTGATTTGCCGTGGGAGCCTGATCCGCAGCGCGAGCACCCGCACCTGCGCCGCTTCTTCTATGAGTGGTACAAGCGGGAGCTGGAGGCGCTGGGCGTGCCGTTCGTGGAGATACACGGGCAGCAGCAGGAGCGCCTGCAGCTTGCCAAGCAGCACGTGGAGGCGCTCCTTTCCAAACATCAACCTTAA
- a CDS encoding rhodanese-like domain-containing protein, with the protein MDEITALELKERLARSSRMQLVDVREPEEFEICNLGGELIPLGELSRQSARIRRDIPVVIICHHGFRSAQAINYLTQRLGYENLLNLKGGIHAWATQVDPGMATY; encoded by the coding sequence ATGGATGAGATTACAGCACTGGAGCTGAAGGAGAGACTGGCCCGCAGCAGCCGCATGCAACTGGTGGATGTGCGCGAGCCGGAGGAGTTTGAGATCTGCAACCTTGGCGGGGAACTCATCCCCTTGGGGGAGCTGTCCAGGCAGTCGGCGCGCATCCGCCGCGACATCCCCGTAGTGATCATCTGCCACCACGGCTTCCGCAGCGCGCAGGCGATCAACTACCTCACACAGCGGCTCGGCTACGAGAACCTCCTCAACCTGAAGGGCGGCATCCACGCCTGGGCCACACAGGTAGACCCGGGCATGGCCACGTATTAA
- a CDS encoding ATP-binding protein has translation MNNSIRVNCTKKNLKLIRDFVTEYLRALALSDILMNQIVLAVDEICANLIIHANHEDPKKYITLTVHQLKGQVKFEIADNGLAFERANYKEPNIQEHIRMGKKGGVGIALVNRIMDKVEFVSNGSQNICLLYKKIN, from the coding sequence ATGAATAACTCCATTCGGGTAAATTGTACTAAAAAAAACCTGAAGCTGATACGGGACTTCGTGACGGAGTATCTGAGGGCGCTCGCGCTGTCGGATATCCTCATGAACCAGATCGTGCTGGCTGTGGATGAGATATGCGCCAACCTCATTATCCACGCCAACCACGAGGACCCGAAAAAGTACATCACCCTGACGGTGCACCAACTAAAGGGGCAAGTTAAGTTCGAGATCGCCGACAACGGCCTGGCCTTTGAGCGTGCCAACTACAAAGAACCCAACATTCAGGAGCACATCCGCATGGGCAAGAAGGGCGGCGTGGGCATCGCGCTCGTGAACCGCATCATGGATAAGGTGGAGTTCGTTTCCAACGGCTCCCAGAACATCTGCCTCCTCTATAAAAAAATCAACTAA
- a CDS encoding GAF domain-containing SpoIIE family protein phosphatase — protein sequence MAAYLSVALYLGYRVYNNYSEESSVFLLHLVYQVNFGLLVLFLSKAFYIWRQLLLYHKNKFLQIAWDWFELLLAATLLLTIFNFNYTSYIFLPLLALMGFYILFLCTNMKWVAYLTFNNKSRSLVLLGAILLSCYIFFRFFKNTANSPNLVIDYSDVGFLLLAMLFVSLYTLAAFLVSLFSLPTSGVFEQKSEDLLNFQRLSQSIQQGQSEAQVYDMLFESTIKASDANAAWFELIRNGEPQISHLLNIDAPQTTRIRHLLLAYNIQNIDYINNNLSRNPGFRELALPWKSMAILPIKSTKHLSGILYLLKDIEGGFDRETVNVLRTFTSQTMLTIENLRLINESLQNERYKEELKIATQVQESLIPKTFPTDSWFEISTHAVAAKEVGGDFYDFLQLSESRIAIIIGDVSGKGISAAFHMAQMKGIFHGLMQQDMPPSEFMKQANSALSRCLERTSFITSALYIIDYRMKGFMFARAGHCHTLYYNSMMDDVFYFQTEGLGLGIIRDKNYANHIREMYYDYNPEDVMVIYTDGIVEARNKANEEYGEDRLLYMLKQTYHLEAEDIKWAIINDLEDFTGPGNLYDDQTLMVIKFKPAQPKK from the coding sequence GTGGCCGCCTACCTGAGCGTGGCGCTTTACCTGGGCTACCGGGTGTACAACAACTACTCTGAAGAAAGCTCCGTTTTCCTGCTGCACCTGGTTTACCAGGTAAACTTCGGGCTGCTGGTGCTGTTCCTCTCCAAGGCCTTCTACATCTGGCGGCAGCTGCTGCTTTACCACAAGAACAAGTTCCTGCAGATTGCCTGGGACTGGTTCGAGCTGCTGCTGGCGGCTACGTTGCTGCTCACCATCTTTAACTTTAACTACACCAGCTACATCTTCCTGCCGCTGCTGGCACTGATGGGGTTTTACATTCTCTTCCTGTGCACCAACATGAAGTGGGTGGCCTACCTCACCTTCAACAACAAGAGCCGCTCACTGGTGCTGCTGGGGGCTATCCTGCTTAGCTGCTACATCTTTTTCCGCTTCTTCAAGAACACGGCCAACAGCCCCAACCTTGTCATCGACTACTCCGATGTGGGCTTCCTGCTGCTGGCCATGCTGTTTGTCAGCCTTTACACGCTGGCGGCCTTCCTTGTCTCCCTGTTCAGCCTGCCCACGTCGGGGGTTTTCGAGCAGAAGAGCGAGGACCTGCTTAACTTTCAGCGGCTAAGCCAGTCCATCCAGCAGGGGCAGAGCGAGGCGCAGGTGTACGACATGCTGTTTGAAAGCACCATCAAGGCGTCCGACGCCAACGCCGCCTGGTTCGAGCTGATCCGCAACGGGGAGCCGCAGATCTCGCACCTGCTCAACATCGATGCGCCCCAGACCACGCGCATCAGGCACCTGCTGCTGGCCTACAACATCCAGAACATCGATTACATCAACAATAACCTGAGCCGCAACCCCGGCTTCCGGGAGCTGGCGCTGCCCTGGAAATCCATGGCCATACTTCCGATCAAGTCAACCAAGCACCTGTCGGGCATTTTATACCTGCTCAAGGATATAGAGGGCGGTTTTGACCGGGAGACGGTGAACGTGCTGCGCACCTTTACCAGCCAGACCATGCTGACCATAGAAAACCTGCGCTTGATAAACGAATCGCTGCAGAACGAGCGTTATAAGGAGGAGCTCAAGATTGCCACGCAGGTACAGGAAAGCCTGATTCCCAAAACCTTTCCCACCGACAGCTGGTTTGAGATCAGCACACACGCCGTGGCGGCCAAAGAGGTGGGCGGTGATTTCTACGACTTCCTGCAGCTGAGCGAGTCGCGCATCGCCATCATTATCGGCGACGTGTCGGGCAAAGGGATTTCGGCGGCTTTCCACATGGCGCAGATGAAGGGCATCTTCCACGGGCTGATGCAGCAGGACATGCCGCCGAGCGAGTTTATGAAGCAGGCCAACAGCGCGCTGAGCCGCTGCCTGGAGCGAACCTCTTTCATAACTTCTGCGCTGTACATCATTGATTACCGGATGAAAGGCTTTATGTTTGCCCGCGCCGGCCACTGCCACACGTTGTACTATAACTCTATGATGGATGACGTGTTCTACTTTCAGACAGAGGGGCTGGGGCTGGGCATTATCCGCGACAAGAACTACGCCAACCACATCCGGGAGATGTACTATGACTACAACCCGGAGGATGTGATGGTGATATACACCGACGGCATTGTGGAGGCCCGCAACAAAGCCAACGAAGAGTACGGGGAGGACAGGCTGCTGTACATGCTCAAGCAAACCTACCACCTGGAGGCCGAGGACATTAAGTGGGCCATTATAAATGACCTGGAGGACTTCACCGGCCCGGGCAACCTCTACGATGACCAGACCCTGATGGTGATAAAGTTCAAACCCGCTCAACCTAAGAAATGA
- a CDS encoding peptidylprolyl isomerase, which produces MRSNQLLVAVAALAIAGCTATKKNDSKEPAIATLGSQPIPISEFRYVYEKNNSGNEDAYTRQSLSDYLDLYTNFKLKVLEAEKRGLDTTTAFQRELEGYKEQLAQPYLTEKSVTDQLVKEAYERMKQEVNASHILVSVASDATPEDTLAAYNRVMELRQRAQKGEDFGKLAQEHSQDPSAADNQGNLGYFTALQMVYPFEDAAYKTAVGQLSMPVRTRFGYHLIKVNDKRDARGEAKVAHIMVRSKPDAPAADSLAAKQRVDAIYRRVQKGEDWGRLATEFSEDANSASNGGELPWFGTGRMIPSFEEAAFGLQKPGEVSKPVYTPYGWHIVKLIEKRSLPPYEEMEQYLRNKIAKDSRSELNKTAFLKRIKQENNFTENTEAKAAALATATDELLQGKWSYSAEDKALKQTLFTIQGKPYTVADFYTYVQEQQRPRSTGTATHAMGLLYDSFVDQMLFEYEKNNLANKYTDYRMLVQEYHDGILLFQLMDEKVWSKAVEDSVGLRNFFNQNRDKYKWGERADAIVISAANKELLQQAQQQLEQRRYPVTFSKLTDMLFAQNKAELSAEGKAALREIAQMLQNNESLTLDVNGHTDARESAKLADARAAAAVAYLQEQGVPAAQLSSNSYGKGRQAGPDNTETGRRRNRRVSFTLYTSELAALADNLNKKNPLAVQITEKKFQRGENKALDAVDWKAGSYTMQQNGREYLIIVKDVLEPGYKELDEVRGLAISDYQNYLEEQWVQELRTKYPVEIRESEVEKLVQK; this is translated from the coding sequence ATGCGCAGCAACCAACTACTTGTAGCGGTAGCCGCCCTGGCCATTGCCGGCTGCACCGCCACCAAGAAGAACGACAGTAAAGAACCCGCAATCGCTACGCTTGGCTCCCAACCTATTCCTATCTCCGAGTTCCGCTACGTGTACGAGAAGAACAACAGCGGAAACGAGGATGCCTATACCCGCCAAAGCCTAAGCGATTACCTGGACCTGTACACCAACTTCAAGCTTAAAGTGCTGGAGGCCGAGAAACGCGGCCTGGATACCACCACGGCTTTTCAGCGCGAGCTGGAGGGCTACAAGGAGCAGCTGGCGCAGCCTTACCTGACAGAGAAGAGCGTGACAGACCAGCTGGTGAAGGAGGCGTATGAGCGGATGAAGCAGGAGGTGAACGCCTCGCACATCCTGGTCTCGGTGGCCTCGGACGCCACTCCGGAAGATACCCTGGCGGCCTACAACCGCGTGATGGAGCTGCGCCAACGCGCGCAGAAAGGCGAAGACTTCGGCAAGCTGGCACAGGAGCACTCGCAGGACCCTTCCGCCGCCGACAACCAGGGCAACCTGGGCTACTTTACGGCGCTGCAGATGGTGTACCCCTTCGAGGACGCCGCCTATAAAACAGCCGTAGGCCAGCTCTCGATGCCGGTGCGCACCCGCTTCGGCTATCACCTGATAAAAGTAAACGACAAGCGCGATGCGCGCGGGGAGGCCAAAGTGGCCCATATCATGGTGCGCTCCAAGCCAGACGCTCCGGCCGCTGACTCGCTGGCCGCCAAGCAGCGCGTGGACGCCATCTACCGCCGCGTGCAGAAAGGCGAAGACTGGGGCAGGCTGGCGACGGAGTTCTCAGAAGACGCCAACTCCGCCAGCAACGGCGGCGAGCTGCCGTGGTTCGGAACCGGCCGCATGATCCCGTCCTTCGAGGAAGCGGCCTTTGGCCTGCAGAAGCCCGGGGAGGTGTCGAAACCGGTTTACACGCCTTACGGCTGGCACATTGTAAAGCTGATAGAGAAGCGCAGCCTGCCGCCGTACGAGGAGATGGAGCAGTACCTGCGGAACAAGATCGCGAAAGACTCGCGCTCAGAGCTGAATAAAACCGCTTTCCTGAAGCGCATCAAACAGGAGAACAACTTTACAGAGAACACAGAGGCAAAAGCCGCTGCACTGGCAACGGCCACTGATGAGCTGCTGCAGGGCAAGTGGAGCTACAGCGCCGAAGACAAGGCCCTGAAGCAAACGCTTTTCACCATCCAGGGCAAGCCATACACTGTCGCTGATTTCTATACTTATGTACAGGAGCAGCAGCGCCCGCGCAGCACCGGCACCGCCACCCATGCCATGGGCCTGCTCTACGACAGCTTCGTGGACCAGATGCTATTTGAGTACGAGAAGAACAACCTGGCTAACAAGTATACCGATTACCGCATGCTGGTGCAGGAGTACCACGACGGCATTCTGCTCTTCCAGTTGATGGATGAGAAGGTGTGGTCGAAGGCTGTGGAGGACTCGGTGGGCCTGCGCAACTTCTTTAACCAGAACCGCGACAAGTATAAGTGGGGCGAGCGCGCCGACGCCATCGTGATCAGCGCCGCCAACAAAGAACTGCTGCAGCAGGCACAGCAACAGCTGGAGCAGCGCCGCTACCCCGTTACGTTCTCCAAGCTAACCGATATGCTGTTTGCCCAGAATAAGGCAGAGCTAAGCGCAGAGGGCAAAGCAGCGCTGCGTGAGATCGCGCAGATGCTGCAGAACAACGAGAGCCTGACGCTGGATGTAAACGGCCACACCGATGCACGCGAAAGCGCCAAGCTGGCTGACGCCCGCGCCGCCGCCGCTGTAGCCTACCTGCAGGAGCAGGGCGTGCCGGCAGCGCAGCTTAGCAGCAACAGCTACGGCAAGGGCAGGCAGGCAGGCCCCGACAACACAGAGACTGGCCGCCGCCGCAACCGCCGTGTTTCCTTCACGCTTTACACATCCGAGCTGGCCGCCCTGGCGGATAACCTGAACAAGAAAAACCCGCTGGCTGTGCAGATCACGGAGAAGAAGTTCCAGCGCGGCGAGAACAAGGCCCTGGATGCCGTAGACTGGAAAGCAGGCAGCTACACAATGCAGCAGAACGGCCGTGAGTACCTCATCATTGTTAAAGATGTGCTGGAGCCGGGCTACAAGGAGCTGGACGAAGTGCGCGGCCTGGCCATTTCCGACTACCAGAACTACCTGGAGGAGCAGTGGGTACAGGAGCTGCGCACGAAGTATCCGGTAGAGATCCGGGAAAGCGAGGTAGAGAAGCTGGTACAGAAATAG